A region of the Actinomycetota bacterium genome:
GATGGCGGCCAGCAGCAGGTAGATCAGCGGGTCGGCGAACTGGGCGAGCAGCTTGCGCCAGGTCGGCACCTGGGCGGCGGCCTCCAGGCGGTTGGGGCCGGCGCGGGCCAGGCGTTCGGCGGCCTCCGTCGAGCTGAGGCCCGAGGCCGGGTCGCTGCCCAGCGACCTGGCCACCTCGGCCGCGTCCGCCAGCGACGGGTCGGCCGGCGGGGCGGCCGCCGGCGGCCCCGCCCCCAGCGAGGAGGAAGCGGCCGGCCGGTTCATCGCCCTCCGCGGCCGTAGAGGCAGCCTCCGGCGCCTGCACGCCACATGTTCGTCTCCCTTGCCCGTGGGCGCATGGTGGCGCTTCGACCTTACTTGCGGAAGGGTGCATCGGTGAAGGCGGCCGGAAACAGGCCGCCCGGGACCGGAGCCGGGGATGACGGCCGGGTGAATACGGACCCCTTCGATGGTCATACTCAGGGCGGGAGGAAGGGAGTCCGTCGCTAGGATCACGGGTGTTGCCATGGCCGATATCGCCGAAGTCGACCTGACGGCCGGCCGGGGTCCGCTGGACCCCGAGGAGCTTGATCGCATCGACGCCTGGTGGCGGGCCGCCAACTACCTGTCCGTGGGCCAGATCTACCTGCTCGACAACCCGCTGCTGCGCGAGCCGCTGCGCCCCGAGCACGTCAAGCCACGCCTGCTGGGCCACTGGGGCACGACCCCCGGGCTGAACTTTGTCTACGTGCACATGAACCGGGTCATCAAGCGGGAGGACCTGGACGCCATCTACGTGACCGGGCCCGGCCACGGTGGCCCGGGGCTGGTGGCGAACGTCTACCTGGAGGGCACCTACAGCGAGGTCTACCCGCACATCGGTCAGAACGAGGAGGGGCTGCGGCGGCTGTTCCGCCAGTTCTCCTTCCCGGGCGGCGTCCCCAGCCACGTGGCGCCTGAGACGCCCGGGTCGATCAACGAGGGCGGCGAGCTCGGCTACTCCCTGGTGCACGCCTACGGCGCCGCCTTCGACCACCCCGACCTGTTCGTCTGCTGCGTGGTCGGCGACGGGGAGGCCGAGACGGGCCCGCTGGCGGCCAGCTGGCACTCGAACAAGTTCCTCAACCCGATCAGCGACGGTGCCGTCCTCCCGATCCTGCACCTGAACGGCTACAAGATCGCCAACCCCACGATCCTGGCCCGTATCCCCGAGGCCGAGCTGCGGGCGCTGCTGGAGGGCTACGGCTACGCGCCGCGCTTCGTGAGCGGGTCCGAGCCGGAGGACATGCACCAGCGGATGGCGGCGACGCTGGACGAGGTCGTGACCGAGATCCACGAGATCCAGCGTCACGCCCGCGCCGAGGACGACCCCACCCGGCCCCGCTGGCCGATGATCGTCCTGCGCACCCCCAAGGGCTGGACCGGCCCGGAGGAGGTCGACGGCCAGCAGGTCGAGGGGACCTTCCGGTCCCACCAGGTGCCGCTGGCCGGCCTGGCCGAGCGGCCCGACCACCTGGCCGCCCTGGAGGACTGGTTGCGCTCCTACCGGCCGGAGGAGCTGTTCGACGAGACCGGAGCCTTCCGGGCCGAGCTGGCCACCCTCGCGCCGACCGGTGAGCGGCGCATGGGGGCCAACCCGGTCGCGAACGGCGGCCGCCTGCTGCGCCAGCTCGAGCTGCCCGACTTCCGCGCCTACGCTGTCGACGTGCCCGAGCCCGGCGCGGCCACGGCCGAGGCCACCCGCGTCCTGGGCGGCTACCTGCGCGACGTGATCGCTGCCAACCCGACCACCTTCCGCCTGATGGGCCCCGACGAGACCAGCTCCAACCGCCTCAACGCGGTGTTCGAGGTCACCGACCGGACCTGGGTCGCCGAGCCGGGGCCGGGCGACGAGGACCTGTCCCCGGACGGGCGGGTGATGGAGGTCCTCTCCGAGCACCTGTGCCAGGGCTGGCTGGAGGGCTACACCCTGACCGGCCGCCATGGGCTGTTCAACTGCTACGAGGCGTTCATCCACATCGTCGACTCGATGTTCAACCAGCACGCCAAGTGGCTGGAGACGACCAACCGCATTCCCTGGCGCCGGCCCATCCCCTCGCTCACCTACCTGCTCTCCTCCCACGTCTGGCGCCAGGACCACAACGGCTTCTCCCACCAGGACCCGGGCTTCCTCGACCTGGTGGTCAACAAGCAGGCCGGGGTCATCCGGGTCTACCTGCCCCCCGACGCCAACTGCCTGCTCTCGGTGGCTGACCACTGCCTGGGCAGCCGCCAGTACGTCAACGTGATCGTCATCGGCAAGCAACCGGCCCTCCAGTACCTGTCGATGGAGGAGGCGGCCCTGCACTGCGCGCGCGGCCTCGGCATCTGGGAGTGGGCCAGCAACGACCACGGCGACCCCGACGTGGTGCTGGCCTGCGCCGGCGACATCCCCACCCTGGAGACGCTGGCGGCGGCCGCCCTGCTGCGCGAGCACCTGCCCGAGCTGCGGGTGCGGGTGATCAACGTGGTCGACCTGATGCGCCTCCAGCCCGTCTCCGAGCACCCCCACGGGCTCCCCGACCCGGAGTTCGACGCCCTCTTCACCACCGACCGGCCGGTGATCTTCGCCTACCACGGCTACCCGTCGCTGATCCACCGCCTCACCTACCGGCGCACCAACCACGCCGGCCTGCACGTCCGCGGCTACAAGGAGGAGGGCACCACCACCACCCCGTTCGACATGGTCATGCGCAACGACCTGGACCGCTTCCACCTGGTCATGGACGTGATCGACCGGGTCCCGGGCCTGGCCCAGCGGGCCGCGGCGCTACGCCAGCACATGACCGACGAGCGCCTGCGCGCCCGCGCCTGGACCCGGCAGGTCGGCGACGACGCCCCCGACGTCCGCGACTGGGTATGGCCCGGCGCTCCCCCACCGGCCCAGGCCACCACCGACACCCAACGAGGG
Encoded here:
- a CDS encoding cation-transporting P-type ATPase; translated protein: MNRPAASSSLGAGPPAAAPPADPSLADAAEVARSLGSDPASGLSSTEAAERLARAGPNRLEAAAQVPTWRKLLAQFADPLIYLLLAAI
- a CDS encoding phosphoketolase family protein; translated protein: MADIAEVDLTAGRGPLDPEELDRIDAWWRAANYLSVGQIYLLDNPLLREPLRPEHVKPRLLGHWGTTPGLNFVYVHMNRVIKREDLDAIYVTGPGHGGPGLVANVYLEGTYSEVYPHIGQNEEGLRRLFRQFSFPGGVPSHVAPETPGSINEGGELGYSLVHAYGAAFDHPDLFVCCVVGDGEAETGPLAASWHSNKFLNPISDGAVLPILHLNGYKIANPTILARIPEAELRALLEGYGYAPRFVSGSEPEDMHQRMAATLDEVVTEIHEIQRHARAEDDPTRPRWPMIVLRTPKGWTGPEEVDGQQVEGTFRSHQVPLAGLAERPDHLAALEDWLRSYRPEELFDETGAFRAELATLAPTGERRMGANPVANGGRLLRQLELPDFRAYAVDVPEPGAATAEATRVLGGYLRDVIAANPTTFRLMGPDETSSNRLNAVFEVTDRTWVAEPGPGDEDLSPDGRVMEVLSEHLCQGWLEGYTLTGRHGLFNCYEAFIHIVDSMFNQHAKWLETTNRIPWRRPIPSLTYLLSSHVWRQDHNGFSHQDPGFLDLVVNKQAGVIRVYLPPDANCLLSVADHCLGSRQYVNVIVIGKQPALQYLSMEEAALHCARGLGIWEWASNDHGDPDVVLACAGDIPTLETLAAAALLREHLPELRVRVINVVDLMRLQPVSEHPHGLPDPEFDALFTTDRPVIFAYHGYPSLIHRLTYRRTNHAGLHVRGYKEEGTTTTPFDMVMRNDLDRFHLVMDVIDRVPGLAQRAAALRQHMTDERLRARAWTRQVGDDAPDVRDWVWPGAPPPAQATTDTQRGLPA